Proteins from a single region of Apium graveolens cultivar Ventura chromosome 7, ASM990537v1, whole genome shotgun sequence:
- the LOC141670699 gene encoding protein DEHYDRATION-INDUCED 19 homolog 6-like, translating to MDADSWSARLPSASKRYQSALHSRSDMFMGFEEIEGDDDIREEYPCLFCSEYFDIVGLCCHIDDEHPVEAKNGTFKENLIHLKLICLES from the exons ATGGACGCTGATTCTTGGAGCGCTCGTCTTCCTTCAGCTTCAAAAAGATACCAATCTGCTCTACACTCTCGATCTG ATATGTTCATGGGGTTTGAAGAAATTGAGGGAGATGATGATATTAGGGAAGAGTATCCGTGCCTGTTTTGTTCCGAATATTTTGATATTGTGGGCTTGTGTTGTCATATTGATGATGAGCATCCTGTAGAGGCTAAGAATGGG ACCTTCAAGGAAAACTTGATACATTTGAAGCTGATCTGCCTAGAAAGTTGA
- the LOC141673631 gene encoding uncharacterized protein LOC141673631, which yields MDLNKACPNDPYPLPYIDTMVDSTAGHELLTFLDASSGFNQIRMEPSDAEKIDFVTERGIYCYMAMPFGLRNAEATFQQPVNKMFKEHIGKIMEVYIDDMAVKSKNADDHVQDLRQVFDVLRAYNMKVNPSKCNFAVSSGMFLGHMVTRRGIEASTKQIKAISEITRFEWETRHEAAMEKLKKYLSTAPLLSKPIPGETLYVYLSVIDHAVSGVLVREEDGSQFPVYYDELFIEERVEQVRADRMNGKMVNTSGTSTLDFYGKGRTLVTIHRWCIHINGIGLGLVLKSPQGDTLVYSICCEFKATNNESEYEALIIGMTTALDLNIVHLEVNCDFLLFVNHVKGTYEDKDCKMMTYLEIVKKLQRKIDSFDIRRVPREKNDQADALAGAVSRQMNISNIPIIHILKPAMERNEEKHPVMDIEEGEHHGWTTKYKEFLSTDISFNNKTEATTFKMKGSIFCLIDGVFFKKSVSGLLQRCLEKA from the exons ATGGATCTAAACAAAGCTTGTCCTAATGACCCGTATCCATTGCCATATATTGACACGATGGTCGATTCAACAGCGGGACATGAACTTCTCACATTCCTTGACGCGTCAAGTGGCTTTAATCAGATTCGAATGGAACCGTCAGACGCAGAGAAAATAGACTTTGTGACAGAGAGGGGTATATATTGCTACATGGCAATGCCTTTTGGGTTAAGAAATGCGGAAGCAACTTTTCAACAACCGGTGAATAAAATGTTCAAGGAACATATAGGCAAAATAATGGAGGTTTATATTGACGACATGGCGGTAAAGTCAAAAAATGCAGATGATCATGTCCAAGATTTAAGACAAGTATTTGATGTATTACGAGCATATAATATGAAAGTAAACCCATCCAAATGCAATTTCGCAGTGTCGTCAGGGATGTTTTTAGGACACATGGTGACTAGAAGAGGAATAGAGGCGAGTACGAAGCAAATAAAAGCTATCTCTGAGATTACAA GGTTTGAATGGGAAACAAGGCATGAAGCCGCCATGGAAAAATTAAAAAAGTACTTGTCTACAGCTCCACTATTATCTAAACCTATCCCGGGTGAAACATTATATGTGTACTTGTCGGTAATAGATCATGCCGTCAGCGGTGTTCTTGTGCGAGAAGAAGATGGATCACAATTTCCAGTTTACTAC GATGAATTATTCATTGAAGAACGTGTTGAGCAAGTCAGAGCTGACAGAATGAATGGCAAAATGGTCAATAC ATCAGGAACTTCAACACTTGATTTCTACGGTAAAGGTAGAACCCTGGTCACTATACATAGATGGTGTATCCACATCAATGGGATAGGTCTAGGACTAGTATTGAAGTCGCCACAAGGGGACACCTTGGTATATTCTATATGCTGTGAATTTAAAGCAACAAATAATGAGTCTGAATACGAGGCATTAATAATTGGGATGACGACAGCTCTGGACCTGAACATAGTACATTTAGAAGTCAATTGTGACTTTTTACTCTTTGTGAATCACGTAAAAGGAACTTATGAGGATAAGGATTGCAAGATGATGACATACTTGGAAATTGTCAAGAAGCTACAAAGAAAGATCGATTCCTTCGATATACGACGAGTTCCAAGGGAAAAAAATGATCAGGCAGATGCGTTGGCAGGAGCAGTATCTCGACAAATGAACATCTCGAATATTCCCATTATTCATATTCTGAAACCAGCTATggagagaaatgaagaaaaacaTCCTGTCATGGACATAGAGGAAGGAGAACATCATGGTTGGACGACAAAGTACAAGGAGTTCCTATCGACGGATATCTCTTTTAACAATAAGACTGAGGCTACGACTTTCAAGATGAAGGGGTCCATATTTTGTTTGATTGATGGTGTATTTTTTAAGAAATCTGTTAGCGGTCTGTTACAGAGATGTTTAGAGAAAGCATAA